tccaggcctggtgctctatccacttagcaACCTACCTTTCCCTTGAATATAAATTTCAATCTGACTTAGGTCTTTTACTATCTGGTCAAAAGAGATTGTGTCTGACTTCCTAAATTATTTAAGATAAAAGATTGTGAATTTGTAATAAATTTGGGGATTGGAATATACTGTGGAAAGGATTTCTTTATAGCCAGCAGGACCTCGACCTACCTAAACATCTTGTGGTCCTGGAAAAAGAGACTTTTCAAAGGAAATCATGACTCTtaacttattttctttctgtggttattttttctggttcataTTTTGGATTTGATAGGATTGGATACAAGATGAATAGGAAATATCCTATTTGTTATGTGGGAATACATCTGTTTCTGATATCATCTGGAGAAAAGATGATTTCTCCATGGCATGTAGATTGTTGCTGGGGAGAGTCAGTGATAACAATGTCAAGCTTGTGTAGGGATGTTAGATTGTTGCAGAGATGACTCACATTGATTTTATTAACTATGCTCTGTggtggcttttttaaaaattcagttgaCATATAAAGCCCAAATGGGAAACACAAGGATGGAGTATTTGATCCATGGCAATAATCTAAACATTTGCAGTCAACTGAATCCAAAGAATAACTGAAATATTAGAGGCAattgctttataaaccttaaaagtaCCATatagtattgttattattaattattccttCATCAAAGCCCTCCTCAATGCCTCCTCAGTGCCTTGAAAGAAACTCTAGAtgctttaattaaattttttccagGTTACACATAGATAtactttttaataattctttttctgacattttgagatccatgatctcttcctctctctctctctattcatgAGAATAAGTCCATGTAAGACTGGAGTCATTAAGAtggaagttcaaatcctgtcccaaaaatttactagttgtgtgaccctagacaagttacttaaccactgcttgcctcagtttcctcaattgcaaaatggggctaataataacacctatttcccagggttattgtgaggatcaaaggagatgttatttgtaaagcacttgccACACCTTAAAGCACACTATAAATGCTAACTGCTATTGTTGTTGTAAAGAGGTATTAGAGTCATTTCTGGAGAGGTTATAGCTGAAGTAATGGAAATACAAAAGTTTGCCAAGAAAGAGAGTAAAGAAGATGGCTAAAGATAGGAACTTGGGAGGATGTCTTACATTTAAGGGGATGAATATGAAGAGGAGGCAGTgaggaagacaaaaggaaggtcAGAGAGTCtgaagaagaatcaggagaatttGATCTCACAAAGCCAGGGCCAGAGAACATCTCAAAAGGGAGTATGGTTAGTCATCTATAGAGAggtcaaagaaactgaggccagtggATTTGGTGATGAGGCCAATGGAACAGAAGAGATGAAAGCCAGCAGATTGCAGGGATATAGAGTATTATGGAGTGAATGATTGGTGATGAATAGGAGGAGATATTTGGGATAATGGGATTGGAGTTCAAGGGGACAATGTAgtaaaggaaaatttttttttgttagaattAGGGAGACCTGAGTGTGTTTGGATTCAGTGGAGTGGGAGAGCTTGATGATATGACTGATGACTGAGCCAAACCCAAGGAGATGGGAGGCCATAAGATTAAGAGCATGGATTGAAGGATTAAAGTTGGCAAGGAGAGGAGAATGGCATAGACCCTGAAGTGTAGAGAAAGAAAGTTAAGAGAGATCATATAGGATGGTTTCCATTTTCTCAGTATAGTATAAGGGAAAGTGATCCAGAGATAGTAAGACAGTGAGACTGAACACCTGAAGAGTGTCTGGAGCCTTTGTTGTAGGGAATGTGATAGGGAGTCCTAGAATTATGCTGAACAGATGAtactattatcccattttactgttgaggaaactgaggcagaccatggttaaatggcttgcccagggtcacacaactagtaaatgtctgatgcaGACATTAAGTCTGACTCtcttattttgtaaatgaggaaactgagacacatagAAGTTAACTGTTTTGGCCACACAGTGTGTCATACATCTAGTATCTGAGAGAGGATTTGAATCTgcatctttctaactccaagtctgaggctctgtccactgtgcaaTACTGTCTTATCTCCATCAATAAGAGGTAAATAAACGAATTATCATCCAGCTGTGAAGGCCCCAAATTCCAGATAGAATGAATTGTGTAGATGGAGAAGGCCCAGAAGTTATACCGCATTGGAAAATTTCAGGTCAGGAACAATGAAAAGTTAAGGGGGCAAGGGATTCAAAGGTAACAATGAAGTTATAATGATAGTCCTTCAAcaagtattaaaaaacaaaaacctgatctgtcttagtatgaattctaagatggaagtgtgGCAAGGACTggacaattgggtttaagtgacttgctcagggtcacatagctatttgagtccacatttgaacccagatcctcccaactctaggcttcaTAATCAATTATTCATAAAGCTTCAAGGATGTCCTGCTTCTAGTGAGGCCCTCATCAGGGGAAATAAGCCCATGTAAGACCAGCTCTCCCCATCAGTGGTCAAACAACTTCCATACCTAGATAGGACAAGTAAGCTAGGCCCTGATGGAGGCAGGCCAAAGGCCTTTGGAACAACAATGGTTCCAGTCTAGGGCCTGCAAGCCATGGTTCTGGAAAGGACAACTCTGTGGAGGTGCCACCTGGAAAGTGCCCCTGAAGACCTACAGCTATAGCTCCTGAaaactcagaaaagaaaagaaagttcttgctaCTGTTGAATGGTTCAACATGTAAAACCAATgtaattttatcagtggaaataacaTAAGAGCCCTTAACATCTGCTTTGCTGCTTTGCCTTAAAGACAATGGGACATTCCATTCTACTTAAATCTGAAAACACCAAGGGGTTGTTTTTCatattagaatgggagctcctcaAAATAAAGGACTGGCTTATTCTATTTGCATCCTctatgcttagcacatagtacatGCCTAAAGAATGCTTCATTTTTCACTTAGGGGGTATACAGAGTGTTCAGAGAAGACAAATgcttctggtgtgagggcttgccaagcccttttcaaggctgctttTCTCCTTTGGGATTCATTCACCTGCCTCCcagctcttacctgtggctccaagaagttgtagcctGTGCAGTGGCCATGGGCTAAACTGGGCTGAGGGTAACTGGCAGGCCTCAAACCCAAAGGTGAGGTAGGGGGATGCCTACTCCactcccctggtggaatgggcagatgtgGACAATTTGTTCCAAATGACCACAAAGGTGGTGGAAGCAGGTATGTAttgcaatgattttttaaaaattctgcttgatctgttttccagatcagttgtttttgctatgattgtcttttttttcagtctttggaCTATGAAAGAGATGCTTTGGAGCAAAGGAAAAGAGTAGGGCATTCTGAGGACAAGGGTTAGAGCTAGTGCCAGTGTAAAGTGCAGAAAAGGGAGTAATATCTGATTAGGCTAAAAAGTTGGGGTGGAAATAGGTTTGAACGACTTTAAAAGACAAACAGAGTAGTTTATGTTTTGTCTAAGAGGCCATAGGGAGCCACTGTTGCAATGACTGACACAGGCAGGTGAGGCCAAGGAtaggacttgtgatttcattgatctaGGCAACTTTGGagtgaggaaattctctctagcAATGCAGACTGGCATCTTCTCTGCAGTggtttgccaaaggtcacacactcagagatggcatttgaaaccaggtctttctgCATTCAAATTCAACTCTTTATCCATTACAACATGTTACCCAGGACAatgaagtggcacagtggatagagggctcaGGCTCTATCaggtcaggaagatatgagttcaaatccagcctcagatactttctagctgtgtgatctcctgtaagtcatttaaccctgattgcctccctttctttagctataaaatgagctggagaaggaaatggcaaatctctacagtatcttcaccaagaaaaccccaaatggggtcacaaagagttacaCAAGAGGGAACAGCAACATATTACCTTAGGGTTGAGTAGAGAGGTAGAAAAGAGCCATAATGGAAGATGGGCTGAGAAAATAGGGAAAAGTCAAGGGGCCAGAGAGCTTGACGATGTCAAAAAGCAGGTGCAGAAAGGGTGCGAAAGGCAGGAAAATCAATGATTGTTTGAAAGAGaagtattttagttattttagttCAGAATCAAGGAGATGATACAGTTTTCTGTAATACTCTTGTCTAAGATGTGGCCAACCTTAGCAAGTGGCTGAAGTGGAAGTAAAGGGAGCCATATATTGAAGAATTGTGGAGCCTGGGCCTTATAAGGGCTATTAATATAAATCCCAAAGTCAATGAGGATAATTTAATAGAGAAACAGTGAATCAGGTGGTAAAACCacagaagaagaggagaggggttCTGGAGGTAGGTATGTGATTGCTAAGATGGAGAGAAGGTGttataaaaagaaaggcatgaaTTTCAAGGGGGGGGGTTGAATGATAATGGTaagataaaggagaaataaataaatggtggTGAGCAAGAAGCATGCTGACTCCTTCTGGCCCTGTGATTCACAGGGAGTGGGGGAAGAAGCAGCCTCCATTGGAGAGAATTGTCAGGGAGGGAATCAGTGTTGTCAGGGAAAAAGCCAGGTTCCTGTTAAGGCAGACAGCTGGAAGGAGTGCTCctggaaaagggggaggggggatggagaGGAATTTGCTCACAGTAGAACAGGGGTTCCACAGGGCACAGTAGAAGGGGCTAGAGCAGGCGTGGAGTGGGAGGAGCAAGCCCAGGGAGGCTTGGTACCCACCAAATGCAGCCAGCAATGAGAAGACCCGATGATATAGACGGGGAAAGTTCTGGGGAGAGTGATGGAGGAGATAGGGCTGTGGAAGGTAAGCTAGAAGGACATGTCAGATGTGGAGGGATGGGAGTCCCTGGGGGTCCCAGATGTTCGGGGAAAAGGTGGGCGGTGGTCCAGATGTTCTCATCTGGATGGAGGTTAGCCATACGATTCTGAACAGTTGTGGCGGGGTCTGGGGGTCGAAAGACGAAGGAAGGGGGGCTCCGGTGGGGCTACCAGAATTGGCAATGGCGACTCGCTCTCGGGTGGGGGTGGGTTCGGGagacacccccccccctcccctacAGCTTCATCTCCATTCCACCCCCGCATCcctctccatccttctctcctCCCGAGCTGTCATCTTCGGCGGCAGGCGGGGCTTGCCGCGGCTGTTCGTGTCCAATCGCAGCGTCGGGTGGGGCTTGAGCCTGTCTTGGCCCGCTACCCGCAGCCTGGGGATCTCTGTGCGCTCCCCACCTGCCCGCCCGCACCGGGGAGCGGGGGTCGGTTCGGCGACCTCCCGGAGGGGCTGGGGGGGCAGCGGTGCGGGCGGGACCTGGAGGCGTCGGAACCCCGCGGCACCTAACGGGGCCGGGAGGAGAGCAGCCCAACCAGGTGCGGGGGATCCTGGACGGGCCGGGCGGGGGTTGGGGCCGGGAGGAGGGAGCTGGACCCGCGGGGGCGCCCCGCCTCTGTGCCCCCAAGCTCCAGTTCTAGACCATTAATCACCTCCTCTTCCAGACAGCTTTTAGGCTCCCTTCTTTCTGCCCCCGCCTTGGActgcctgggggaggggaggatgcaAAACCTGACGtgctctcctcttcccctccctccactcccatcCCCACTCTCACCCCATTGACTCTCAGGCTGACCCTCCTCCCATCCATCTGTTGGATGCCTGACCTCCCCTCAATATCCCACAGGGATGccaattccttcctcccttcaccagACTTGAACGCGACCTACTGATCCCCTCCCATTTCCCCCCAGGAGTGACTACACCTCCCAGGATGCTGCAAAGGAACCAGAAACTGCTTCTGCAAGTGGCCTCCTTGCTCCTCTGTGCTTGTGCAGGCCTCAGACTGCTTCTTCCACGGTGGTGAGGGGCTAGGGCTGCTGCCTGAGGAATGAGAGCTTGGAGGATGGGAATGGAGGAGAAGAATTGCTCATATGCTCATTAAGAGACACAGGATCTTTGAATGTACAAAAATGCATGGCTACCAGGCCATAGAGTCCCAGAGTCAGGGCAAATGCTTTCCTAGGTATAGGgcaagaaaagggaagaattaggGGGTAGAGTGCTCATTGGGTATCTCTCTCCTCAACCTTTGCCCCCTGTTGACTGATCCatgatctttaattttttatttcccacTTTCTCAGCCTAGAGCCAACATCTGGCAGGCCTTGGAGTGAAGCAAGTGGTGGCCGATCATCTCCTGAACCAGTTGGGGAGAGTACTCTGGGGTCTTGGTCCCAGAGGCTGACTGGGGAGGTGCCACGAAGGGATCAAACAGGAGTGATGAAGGTTGTCCACCTGGACATGAAAGGAGCTGCTCCCAGGGTATCTTATCTGGAACAGGTGAGACAGCTGGCCAGGATGCTGGGACTCCTCCACTGATGAGAAGAGATCTGGGAAGGGATTGTGCTGATGAGGGGTGGGCAGTGGCTTTTCAGGGGAAGAGTCCAAATCCCTCTGACCTGTCTCTCCTCATTCTGGTTCTCTCAAGCTCTTTCCACTTCTGTCCCGACTTGGGGCAGATGCTGTGCTGATAGAATATGAGGACATGTTCCCTTTCCATGGAGAACTGGAACTGTTGCGTTCACCCCACTCCTACAGGTGGGAAAGTGTTTGGGTCTGTGGGAACCAATGGAGGAGTGGGGCTAGGGGCTTAGGAGTCCTTAGGATCTGAGAAAGGAACCTGATAAGGGAATATGATCAGAGTATGGAAATTGAATGGGATGGAGGGTTGTATATATGACCATGGGATTCAATAGGGGAGGTTTCCCAGGGATTTGGGGATTCTCAGCATTTTATAGAAGGCGGTCAGAGCTGTGGGGTTTGATATAGGGAGGAATCTATGGGGTTTAATAGAGAAAGTTCACCATGAGTTGGAGAGATCCAGGGGGTAAAGTGGTGGGGATGGGAGTCATAACAAGAGGCTTCTAGGGACTTAATAAGGACTCTGGTATCCTCAGTAAGCATGACATTGAGCGGATACAACAATTGGCAGCACAGAACCACCTGGAGGTGATTCCACTGGTGCAGACCTTTGGCCACTTTGAGGTACCTGATGCCAGCCCCTAGCCCATAAGTCTCTAACCTGACTTTAGAATCCCAGCAATTGACCCTCAATCTGGCTTATAACCCTCTCACCCTTGACTAGGATCTTTCAATCTTAATCCTGACCAGGGGTTCCAAGAGACTGGGTGATTctgattctctccttccctaacATCATCTTGTTATTTCTCACTCCAGTTTGTGCTGAAGCACGAGAAGTTCTGGTCTCTGCGGGAAGTGGATCGTTATCCTAGCACCCTGAATCCCCATGCACCTGGAGCAATGTCGCTACTCAGAGCCCTCCTGGGCCAGGTCTTAGACCAGCACCCACATACCCGCTGGCTACAtgtgggagctgatgaggtcagaattgggaaagggaagagtcctgggatgagggaaggagagatggggGAAGAGTCCCTCGGGGAGCTGTAGGACCAGGCTTTGGGGTCTTGCCTGAGCTGATCCCTCTCCTCTTGGGATGCAGGTGTTCCACCTGGGTGAGGGTGCAGACTCCCGTGCTTGGCTACTCCGCCATGGGGAAGATGTTGGTCACATGTACTTGAACCATGTTCGAGAGGTTGTGACCTTCCTGAGCTGGCGCCACCCAGGGCTTCGACTACTGCTTTGGGATGATGTGCTTCGAAGACTCCCACCCCAGGCTGTCCAAGGCAGGGGGACCCCAACCCCAGGATGACCCAGTTTCTAGAAATCCTGACATTCTCTCATTGGCAATCATCCCTCAACTCTGGGACTCTTTGGTCCTCCCATCCCAAAGACTCTGACCTTCCCTCATTGGCATTCATCTCCTAATCTTCTAGGGTTGGAGGAAGCTAGGAATGCTACCAATTCTGGGACCCTGGCATCCCATCCTTCCAATATGGAGATCATTCCATCATTGGTATTCTTTCCACAACTCTAGAACTCTGGAGACCCTGATCCCAAAGACCCTGACCTTTCTTCATTGCTTCTTAGACTATAGGCTTGGGACCCCTCCTTCTCCCAATGTTAGGAATACTCCTGATCCCAGCATCCTGGGATTTTCCCATTTTAGAGACCCTGACTTTCCATTATTGGCATTTGTTCCCCACCTCTAGTATCCTAGGATCCTCCCATCCTAAAGACCGCCTTGTCCCCCAGCCCTGGAATCCTAGGGTCCCCTCATCCTATAGACTCTGACTTTGCCTAGTTGTCAAAGAATCATTCTATGGATTCTGGGGCTCTTACATCCTGAGATATTTCCATCCTATAGACCCTGACATTCCTTCATTGGCATTTGTTCTTCAACTTAGAGACActtctctccaccccacccccaggacTCCTTTAAGGCCTTTCACATGCCCAAGGACTGGCTATGGAAGGTCCTATCAAACCCAAAGACACTTACACCTTTGATTAGTGGGAGTGGAGGGATAGGACCCAGATATGGAGGAACTTTTGGCATGCTAGGCTCCTCAGCACCCTCTTACTGGTCTTTCCTATCTTCCTAGAATCAGGGATCCCTCAGCTTGCAGACCCTATGATGTGGTTCTACGACCCTGACTTGGACACTGACCAGATTGGTGAGGGGCCCAGCTAGTGGAGGGCTTAACAGAATTGGAGTCATTTGGTCCCCTCCTGTCTTGGTTGCTAGCGGGACAGGGCTGACCCATGATTAGCAGCTATACTGCCCTCCCTGACCTAGGATGAGGGCAACTGGAAATAGTAATGGAGAGGAGGGATATGGATGCTCCTTCCTGATCCCTGGCCCCTGGATAAGTGAATCCTCCCCAGACTCCCTGATAGCTGAATCTTCCTATtgccctccctctttccttacactctttgccttctcttcctccccataGGACGGATCATTGCTAAATATGCAGAAAGTGGCTTCCGGAGTctgtggtttgccagttccttcaaGGGTTCCACAGGCCCAGCCCAGATGTGGCCACCCCTTAGCCATCACTTGAGCAACCAACTGTCGTGGCTCCGTGTGCTCCGAGCCCTGCAGGCTGCGTCTTCTGGCCCCCACATTGGAGATTCCCACCCTATCCGCTGCCAGGGCATTGTTCTAACTGGTTGGCAAAGGTGAAGACTTAGACTGGGGGCTGGATGGGGTGAGAATGGGAGTGAGGGGCAACAAgggtttattaagcacctactgcaatgtgttaggcattgtgctaagtggaGACTCAGATACATCTCTGGGTCTgcatcttctctcctcttcttagGTATGACCACTATTCCGTGCTGTGTGAGCTACTCCCTGTGGCTGTTCCTTCTCTGGCTATCTGTCTGCAGACCCTCGTTGCTGGTATGGCTTTTGCTCCAAGGTAGTCATTCACAAGATATTGGATCTGAAGGGGATTTAGAGACCTTCTCATCCAGTTCCCTCTTCTGTGCTGTAAATGAGAGACCTAGGACCACTCAGGGAAGTTAGGACACTTCCCTATTTGAGAGAGGAGGCCTGGACACCAGCTGGAAAttaccccctcccttccctctctctaacCACCCCTCCACCCTCCTTCCTCACTGGCTGGTTTTCTCCAGTTCTCTAGCAAGtgtgagaaaaccccaaatggataaGAAGCAGAGCTGGTATTTGAATTTAAATGTCTTCACTCCGAGTTTCTTTcctatttgtgtttgtgtttgggTAGAGGTAGCAGGGATACTTTTCCCTCCTTAAGCTGCTTAAATGGGACTTTTCTTCTGATGTTGAATGgtaggggaagaaaagggaggaatagCACTCCAGCATCCTCACTGTCCAGGCTAGAGGAGTCCTGTTACCCCCAAAGGAGTAACAACTTGGAACCTCAGCTGGTGTATCTGTTGGCTTGGCCAGCCAGGAATAGGGGAAAGAATGCCCAAGAGGGCATGGTTCCCCTCTATCTGTAGATACGTTGGGCTTTGTGATTCCTAGACAATTGCTATTCATCACCCCCACCCTTCCTTCCACTAGGAGAATTCACTGAGGAGACCAAGAAGACAGTCATGGAGCTGCTAGGGTTTCAGAATATCAACCTGGAGTCCAGCACCTGGTAGGGAGGTCATGGGCCAGACTGAGATGTAGGATTCCTAGTCAGGACTTTGGCAGGGGCTCTGTATGCCCGCCTGGGGCAGACTTGGGGAAGGCCAGGATTTTGTGGGCAGGAAGTCAGACGTCAGAAGGGGATGGGGAGGTCCAATTTAGCAGGTCAGTCTAAAGACTGGCTGAAGACTACCCCACTACCCCATCCCCCCATTTTAGTCCAGGCCCTACTCaatcctttttccttcttgtccATAGCCAAGGAGATGGTATGTTTCCTGGGGCTGAGGTCTACCGCCTGATAGAACAAGTCAAGGAGCTGAAGGAGACTGGGCTGAAAGCTCTGGAGGAGGACAGGTACTTCCTACCTTCTCCCTCTGCACCCCTGTACTCCCATCTGCTTTACACAGGAGGGAGCATCTCCTGGTGCCTCATTCCTGAGGCACCTCCTTTGCAGGGAGGACTTTGAGGCATCCTGGAGGGTCTGTCCCCCAACACTCTACTCCCCTCCTGCAAAATGGGAGGGCAGGGGATGGATGGCTGATTGTTGAAGTATCTTCTTCTCCTTTGTGTACCTCTAGCACAGCTCAGGGCTGGTTCAGCC
The window above is part of the Monodelphis domestica isolate mMonDom1 chromosome 7, mMonDom1.pri, whole genome shotgun sequence genome. Proteins encoded here:
- the LOC103103546 gene encoding hexosaminidase D-like isoform X4 encodes the protein MGVTTPPRMLQRNQKLLLQVASLLLCACAGLRLLLPRCLEPTSGRPWSEASGGRSSPEPVGESTLGSWSQRLTGEVPRRDQTGVMKVVHLDMKGAAPRVSYLEQLFPLLSRLGADAVLIEYEDMFPFHGELELLRSPHSYSKHDIERIQQLAAQNHLEVIPLVQTFGHFEFVLKHEKFWSLREVDRYPSTLNPHAPGAMSLLRALLGQVLDQHPHTRWLHVGADEVFHLGEGADSRAWLLRHGEDVGHMYLNHVREVVTFLSWRHPGLRLLLWDDVLRRLPPQAVQESGIPQLADPMMWFYDPDLDTDQIGRIIAKYAESGFRSLWFASSFKGSTGPAQMWPPLSHHLSNQLSWLRVLRALQAASSGPHIGDSHPIRCQGIVLTGWQRYDHYSVLCELLPVAVPSLAICLQTLVAGEFTEETKKTVMELLGFQNINLESSTCQGDGMFPGAEVYRLIEQVKELKETGLKALEEDSTAQGWFSPYHRKNRFGNPQNLEAFGRKLTKVSETWESLLPTLQMHLGVVFYANTVDEWLEEHVLPQLEPLRAMVRDYQDLLQMKGKPGGARPGEVVLNPQVMPTPGPGFRGGRSRRESPGDGSFGG
- the LOC103103546 gene encoding hexosaminidase D-like isoform X1, which encodes MWRDGSPWGSQMFGEKVGGGPDVLIWMEVSHTILNSCGGVWGSKDEGRGAPVGLPELAMATRSRVGVGSGDTPPPPLQLHLHSTPASLSILLSSRAVIFGGRRGLPRLFVSNRSVGWGLSLSWPATRSLGISVRSPPARPHRGAGVGSATSRRGWGGSGAGGTWRRRNPAAPNGAGRRAAQPGVTTPPRMLQRNQKLLLQVASLLLCACAGLRLLLPRCLEPTSGRPWSEASGGRSSPEPVGESTLGSWSQRLTGEVPRRDQTGVMKVVHLDMKGAAPRVSYLEQLFPLLSRLGADAVLIEYEDMFPFHGELELLRSPHSYSKHDIERIQQLAAQNHLEVIPLVQTFGHFEFVLKHEKFWSLREVDRYPSTLNPHAPGAMSLLRALLGQVLDQHPHTRWLHVGADEVFHLGEGADSRAWLLRHGEDVGHMYLNHVREVVTFLSWRHPGLRLLLWDDVLRRLPPQAVQESGIPQLADPMMWFYDPDLDTDQIGRIIAKYAESGFRSLWFASSFKGSTGPAQMWPPLSHHLSNQLSWLRVLRALQAASSGPHIGDSHPIRCQGIVLTGWQRYDHYSVLCELLPVAVPSLAICLQTLVAGEFTEETKKTVMELLGFQNINLESSTCQGDGMFPGAEVYRLIEQVKELKETGLKALEEDSTAQGWFSPYHRKNRFGNPQNLEAFGRKLTKVSETWESLLPTLQMHLGVVFYANTVDEWLEEHVLPQLEPLRAMVRDYQDLLQMKGKPGGARPGEVVLNPQVMPTPGPGFRGGRSRRESPGDGSFGG
- the LOC103103546 gene encoding hexosaminidase D-like isoform X2; translated protein: MQPAMRRPDDIDGESSGESDGGDRAVEAVIFGGRRGLPRLFVSNRSVGWGLSLSWPATRSLGISVRSPPARPHRGAGVGSATSRRGWGGSGAGGTWRRRNPAAPNGAGRRAAQPGVTTPPRMLQRNQKLLLQVASLLLCACAGLRLLLPRCLEPTSGRPWSEASGGRSSPEPVGESTLGSWSQRLTGEVPRRDQTGVMKVVHLDMKGAAPRVSYLEQLFPLLSRLGADAVLIEYEDMFPFHGELELLRSPHSYSKHDIERIQQLAAQNHLEVIPLVQTFGHFEFVLKHEKFWSLREVDRYPSTLNPHAPGAMSLLRALLGQVLDQHPHTRWLHVGADEVFHLGEGADSRAWLLRHGEDVGHMYLNHVREVVTFLSWRHPGLRLLLWDDVLRRLPPQAVQESGIPQLADPMMWFYDPDLDTDQIGRIIAKYAESGFRSLWFASSFKGSTGPAQMWPPLSHHLSNQLSWLRVLRALQAASSGPHIGDSHPIRCQGIVLTGWQRYDHYSVLCELLPVAVPSLAICLQTLVAGEFTEETKKTVMELLGFQNINLESSTCQGDGMFPGAEVYRLIEQVKELKETGLKALEEDSTAQGWFSPYHRKNRFGNPQNLEAFGRKLTKVSETWESLLPTLQMHLGVVFYANTVDEWLEEHVLPQLEPLRAMVRDYQDLLQMKGKPGGARPGEVVLNPQVMPTPGPGFRGGRSRRESPGDGSFGG
- the LOC103103546 gene encoding hexosaminidase D-like isoform X3 — its product is MQPAMRRPDDIDGESSGESDGGDRAVEGVTTPPRMLQRNQKLLLQVASLLLCACAGLRLLLPRCLEPTSGRPWSEASGGRSSPEPVGESTLGSWSQRLTGEVPRRDQTGVMKVVHLDMKGAAPRVSYLEQLFPLLSRLGADAVLIEYEDMFPFHGELELLRSPHSYSKHDIERIQQLAAQNHLEVIPLVQTFGHFEFVLKHEKFWSLREVDRYPSTLNPHAPGAMSLLRALLGQVLDQHPHTRWLHVGADEVFHLGEGADSRAWLLRHGEDVGHMYLNHVREVVTFLSWRHPGLRLLLWDDVLRRLPPQAVQESGIPQLADPMMWFYDPDLDTDQIGRIIAKYAESGFRSLWFASSFKGSTGPAQMWPPLSHHLSNQLSWLRVLRALQAASSGPHIGDSHPIRCQGIVLTGWQRYDHYSVLCELLPVAVPSLAICLQTLVAGEFTEETKKTVMELLGFQNINLESSTCQGDGMFPGAEVYRLIEQVKELKETGLKALEEDSTAQGWFSPYHRKNRFGNPQNLEAFGRKLTKVSETWESLLPTLQMHLGVVFYANTVDEWLEEHVLPQLEPLRAMVRDYQDLLQMKGKPGGARPGEVVLNPQVMPTPGPGFRGGRSRRESPGDGSFGG